A single Haladaptatus sp. R4 DNA region contains:
- a CDS encoding C2H2-type zinc finger protein: MATESNEKTYSCEYCDDEFEGKEDLHEHMRETHDETPDEKSEESAAAGTDASGSTGSITEENNESPSAAEPSEAAGPSGNEDEVGPDSDD; this comes from the coding sequence ATGGCAACCGAGTCCAACGAGAAGACGTATTCGTGTGAGTACTGCGACGACGAGTTCGAGGGGAAGGAGGACCTGCACGAACACATGAGAGAGACACACGACGAGACTCCGGACGAGAAGAGCGAGGAATCGGCGGCGGCCGGTACGGACGCGAGCGGGTCCACCGGTTCGATCACCGAGGAGAACAACGAGTCGCCGTCGGCCGCGGAACCGTCGGAGGCCGCGGGGCCGTCCGGTAACGAGGACGAGGTCGGCCCAGATTCGGACGACTAA